A window of the Lactuca sativa cultivar Salinas chromosome 5, Lsat_Salinas_v11, whole genome shotgun sequence genome harbors these coding sequences:
- the LOC111910308 gene encoding inactive protein kinase SELMODRAFT_444075 isoform X1 produces the protein MSQEDKMKKLEKGSDAAEKVVVAVKASREIPKTALVWALTHVVQPGHCITLLVVMPTQTSVGRKLWGFPRFTGDCASGHRRSNIGTSSDQKIDITDSCSQMILQLHDVYDPNKINVKIKIVSGSPCGSVAAEAKKIQASWVILDKKLKHEQKRCMEDLQCNIVIMKKSQPKVLRLNLVGSPKTQQPEPDPSPPSTNQTSHEKQTKNKNLDSIRLSVATPTSSPEVFTATEAGTSSVSSSDHGTSPFFLPQTNHSLLKKEKGKENHNDLIESSSDSESENLSSTSSSLRFQFQPWMVDIITQNQNRTLSKVDRDSNHGSHRSEVEFSGNVRDAISLSSRNIPSGPPPLCSICQHKAPIFGKPPRWFTYAELELATGGFSQANFLAEGGFGSVHRGVLPDGQAVAVKQHKLASSQGDQEFCSEVEVLSCAQHRNVVMLIGFCIEDGRRLLVYEYICNGSLDSHLYGRHREPLEWSARQKIAVGAARGLRYLHEECRVGCIVHRDMRPNNILITHDFEPLVGDFGLARWQPDGDTGEETRVIGTFGYLAPEYAQSGQITEKADVYSFGVVLVELVTGRKAVDLNRPKGQQCLTEWARPLLEEDAIDELIDPRLGNSYSEEEVYCMLQAAALCIKRDPQLRPRMSQVLRILEGDMIMDSGHGYDVGNRSGRIYMDHQHVQHNGNEMSEIYEGFGGKVSVDSTRASYWQREKARRTSSLCEDLR, from the exons ATGAGTCAAGAAGATAAGATGAAGAAACTAGAAAAGGGGTCGGATGCTGCTGAGAAGGTCGTTGTTGCTGTTAAAGCATCTCGAGAAATCCCCAAAACTGCTTTGGTTTGGGCTTTGACTCATGTGGTTCAACCAGGGCACTGCATTACATTGCTTGTTGTTATGCCTACACAAACTTCCG TAGGTCGGAAATTATGGGGTTTTCCAAGATTCACCGGAGACTGTGCTAGTGGCCACCGGAGGTCAAATATAGGAACAAGTTCAGACCAAAAAATCGACATTACAGATTCATGCTCCCAAATGATTCTTCAGCTTCATGATGTTTATGATCCTAATAAG ATAAATGTGAAGATTAAAATCGTTTCTGGATCACCATGTGGATCAGTAGCAGCTGAGGCCAAGAAAATTCAAGCCAGCTGGGTTATATTAGACAA AAAACTGAAACACGAACAAAAACGATGCATGGAAGACTTACAATGCAACATTGTAATAATGAAAAAATCACAACCAAAAGTTCTTCGCCTAAATTTAGTCGGGTCACCCAAAACCCAACAACCCGAACCCGACCCATCACCACCTTCCACAAATCAAACATCTCatgaaaaacaaacaaaaaacaaaaacctCGATTCAATCCGATTATCAGTTGCGACTCCAACAAGTAGTCCAGAAGTATTCACAGCAACAGAAGCCGGAACTTCATCTGTCTCAAGTTCCGATCATGGAACTTCACCATTTTTTCTCCCTCAAACTAATCACAGTCTATTAAAAAAGGAGAAAGGAAAAGAGAATCACAATGACCTAATCGAATCAAGTTCAGATTCCGAAAGTGAGAATCTTTCATCAACATCATCAAGCTTAAGGTTTCAATTTCAGCCATGGATGGTCGACATCATCACTCAAAATCAAAACAGAACATTATCAAAAGTCGATCGTGACAGCAACCATGGAAGCCATAGAAGTGAAGTCGAATTCAGCGGGAATGTTAGAGACGCGATATCTCTATCATCTAGAAACATCCCATCGGGCCCACCTCCTTTGTGTTCAATATGTCAGCATAAGGCGCCGATATTTGGAAAGCCACCAAGGTGGTTTACTTATGCTGAGCTGGAGCTTGCGACAGGTGGATTCTCACAAGCTAATTTTTTAGCTGAAGGAGGATTCGGGTCAGTTCATAGAGGGGTGCTGCCCGACGGGCAGGCTGTTGCTGTAAAGCAACATAAGTTAGCAAGTTCTCAAGGGGATCAAGAATTTTGTTCGGAAGTTGAAGTGTTGAGCTGTGCACAACATCGGAATGTTGTTATGTTGATTGGGTTTTGTATTGAAGATGGAAGGAGACTCCTTGTTTATGAGTATATATGCAATGGGTCATTGGATTCTCATCTTTATG GCCGTCATCGAGAGCCATTGGAATGGTCTGCCCGACAAAAGATTGCGGTCGGGGCTGCCCGGGGACTGAGATATCTTCATGAAGAATGCAGAGTGGGTTGCATTGTGCATCGCGACATGAGGCCAAATAATATTCTTATCACCCATGATTTCGAGCCTCTg gtAGGGGATTTTGGGCTGGCGAGGTGGCAGCCGGATGGAGATACAGGAGAAGAAACGAGAGTAATTGGGACATTTGG ATATTTGGCTCCTGAGTATGCACAGAGTGGGCAGATAACGGAGAAAGCGGATGTATACTCGTTCGGGGTTGTATTAGTGGAGCTTGTTACGGGGCGCAAAGCAGTGGATCTTAACCGCCCAAAAGGCCAACAATGCCTCACAGAATGG gcACGACCATTGTTGGAAGAAGATGCAATCGATGAACTAATTGACCCACGATTAGGGAACTCATATTCAGAAGAAGAAGTTTACTGTATGTTGCAAGCTGCTGCTTTGTGCATCAAAAGAGATCCACAGTTACGCCCTCGCATGTCACAG gtGTTACGGATACTAGAAGGTGATATGATCATGGATTCGGGTCATGGGTATGATGTTGGAAACAGAAGTGGGAGGATTTATATGGATCATCAACATGTACAACATAACGGGAACGAAATGAGCGAGATATATGAAGGATTTGGTGGAAAGGTTTCGGTTGATTCAACTCGGGCTTCTTATTGGCAAAGGGAAAAAGCAAGGAGGACTTCATCTTTATGTGAGGATTTAAGGTAA
- the LOC111910308 gene encoding inactive protein kinase SELMODRAFT_444075 isoform X2, with the protein MSQEDKMKKLEKGSDAAEKVVVAVKASREIPKTALVWALTHVVQPGHCITLLVVMPTQTSGRKLWGFPRFTGDCASGHRRSNIGTSSDQKIDITDSCSQMILQLHDVYDPNKINVKIKIVSGSPCGSVAAEAKKIQASWVILDKKLKHEQKRCMEDLQCNIVIMKKSQPKVLRLNLVGSPKTQQPEPDPSPPSTNQTSHEKQTKNKNLDSIRLSVATPTSSPEVFTATEAGTSSVSSSDHGTSPFFLPQTNHSLLKKEKGKENHNDLIESSSDSESENLSSTSSSLRFQFQPWMVDIITQNQNRTLSKVDRDSNHGSHRSEVEFSGNVRDAISLSSRNIPSGPPPLCSICQHKAPIFGKPPRWFTYAELELATGGFSQANFLAEGGFGSVHRGVLPDGQAVAVKQHKLASSQGDQEFCSEVEVLSCAQHRNVVMLIGFCIEDGRRLLVYEYICNGSLDSHLYGRHREPLEWSARQKIAVGAARGLRYLHEECRVGCIVHRDMRPNNILITHDFEPLVGDFGLARWQPDGDTGEETRVIGTFGYLAPEYAQSGQITEKADVYSFGVVLVELVTGRKAVDLNRPKGQQCLTEWARPLLEEDAIDELIDPRLGNSYSEEEVYCMLQAAALCIKRDPQLRPRMSQVLRILEGDMIMDSGHGYDVGNRSGRIYMDHQHVQHNGNEMSEIYEGFGGKVSVDSTRASYWQREKARRTSSLCEDLR; encoded by the exons ATGAGTCAAGAAGATAAGATGAAGAAACTAGAAAAGGGGTCGGATGCTGCTGAGAAGGTCGTTGTTGCTGTTAAAGCATCTCGAGAAATCCCCAAAACTGCTTTGGTTTGGGCTTTGACTCATGTGGTTCAACCAGGGCACTGCATTACATTGCTTGTTGTTATGCCTACACAAACTTCCG GTCGGAAATTATGGGGTTTTCCAAGATTCACCGGAGACTGTGCTAGTGGCCACCGGAGGTCAAATATAGGAACAAGTTCAGACCAAAAAATCGACATTACAGATTCATGCTCCCAAATGATTCTTCAGCTTCATGATGTTTATGATCCTAATAAG ATAAATGTGAAGATTAAAATCGTTTCTGGATCACCATGTGGATCAGTAGCAGCTGAGGCCAAGAAAATTCAAGCCAGCTGGGTTATATTAGACAA AAAACTGAAACACGAACAAAAACGATGCATGGAAGACTTACAATGCAACATTGTAATAATGAAAAAATCACAACCAAAAGTTCTTCGCCTAAATTTAGTCGGGTCACCCAAAACCCAACAACCCGAACCCGACCCATCACCACCTTCCACAAATCAAACATCTCatgaaaaacaaacaaaaaacaaaaacctCGATTCAATCCGATTATCAGTTGCGACTCCAACAAGTAGTCCAGAAGTATTCACAGCAACAGAAGCCGGAACTTCATCTGTCTCAAGTTCCGATCATGGAACTTCACCATTTTTTCTCCCTCAAACTAATCACAGTCTATTAAAAAAGGAGAAAGGAAAAGAGAATCACAATGACCTAATCGAATCAAGTTCAGATTCCGAAAGTGAGAATCTTTCATCAACATCATCAAGCTTAAGGTTTCAATTTCAGCCATGGATGGTCGACATCATCACTCAAAATCAAAACAGAACATTATCAAAAGTCGATCGTGACAGCAACCATGGAAGCCATAGAAGTGAAGTCGAATTCAGCGGGAATGTTAGAGACGCGATATCTCTATCATCTAGAAACATCCCATCGGGCCCACCTCCTTTGTGTTCAATATGTCAGCATAAGGCGCCGATATTTGGAAAGCCACCAAGGTGGTTTACTTATGCTGAGCTGGAGCTTGCGACAGGTGGATTCTCACAAGCTAATTTTTTAGCTGAAGGAGGATTCGGGTCAGTTCATAGAGGGGTGCTGCCCGACGGGCAGGCTGTTGCTGTAAAGCAACATAAGTTAGCAAGTTCTCAAGGGGATCAAGAATTTTGTTCGGAAGTTGAAGTGTTGAGCTGTGCACAACATCGGAATGTTGTTATGTTGATTGGGTTTTGTATTGAAGATGGAAGGAGACTCCTTGTTTATGAGTATATATGCAATGGGTCATTGGATTCTCATCTTTATG GCCGTCATCGAGAGCCATTGGAATGGTCTGCCCGACAAAAGATTGCGGTCGGGGCTGCCCGGGGACTGAGATATCTTCATGAAGAATGCAGAGTGGGTTGCATTGTGCATCGCGACATGAGGCCAAATAATATTCTTATCACCCATGATTTCGAGCCTCTg gtAGGGGATTTTGGGCTGGCGAGGTGGCAGCCGGATGGAGATACAGGAGAAGAAACGAGAGTAATTGGGACATTTGG ATATTTGGCTCCTGAGTATGCACAGAGTGGGCAGATAACGGAGAAAGCGGATGTATACTCGTTCGGGGTTGTATTAGTGGAGCTTGTTACGGGGCGCAAAGCAGTGGATCTTAACCGCCCAAAAGGCCAACAATGCCTCACAGAATGG gcACGACCATTGTTGGAAGAAGATGCAATCGATGAACTAATTGACCCACGATTAGGGAACTCATATTCAGAAGAAGAAGTTTACTGTATGTTGCAAGCTGCTGCTTTGTGCATCAAAAGAGATCCACAGTTACGCCCTCGCATGTCACAG gtGTTACGGATACTAGAAGGTGATATGATCATGGATTCGGGTCATGGGTATGATGTTGGAAACAGAAGTGGGAGGATTTATATGGATCATCAACATGTACAACATAACGGGAACGAAATGAGCGAGATATATGAAGGATTTGGTGGAAAGGTTTCGGTTGATTCAACTCGGGCTTCTTATTGGCAAAGGGAAAAAGCAAGGAGGACTTCATCTTTATGTGAGGATTTAAGGTAA
- the LOC111910070 gene encoding uncharacterized protein LOC111910070 has translation MSSSKRPSKEKTPIRNTNTPLPSFDKPIFSPPYYHYGETQPTRAATKRKEKAEARCWEPLEALVLAESWIDISEDATVGKDQKHDRFWIRVLHRFHKGMNRGEYRSKHQVCSKWGKMNKEVMLFNDLWNNMKRQWKSRESDEVILKKALKVKWLSSKTSDEHIDSGSKRSRTSESDDTTSDARIQVDLNEDEPVSVSSPFRPLGRDKSKSKGKGKASNSDDLKEMGSDMKGIKDRMNKILKIASERELRKQRESDMRILAMDTSNMTGAELEVVLAMKEEVKNRYINRGYFLVFFFF, from the exons atgtcatCTTCCAAACGACCCAGCAAAGAAAAAACACCAATCAGAAATACCAACACCCCACTACCTTCATTTGATAAACCGATTTTCTCACCTCCGTATTACCACTACGGCG AGACTCAGCCCACTCGAGCAGCAactaaaagaaaagagaaggcgGAGGCTAGATGTTGGGAACCTTTGGAAGCGTTAGTGTTGGCAGAATCTTGGATCGATATTTCAGAAGATGCGACGGTTGGAAAAGACCAAAAGCATGACCGCTTTTGGATTCGCGTTTTACACAGGTTCCATAAAGGAATGAACCGTGGAGAATACCGTTCAAAACATCAAGTGTGCTCCAAATGGGGGAAGATGAACAAAGAAGTCATGTTGTTTAATGACTTGTGGAACAACATGAAACGTCAATGGAAAAGTAGAGAAAGCGATGAAGTGATTTTGAAGAAAGCGTTGAAAGT GAAATGGCTGAGTAGCAAAACATCTGACGAGCATATCGACAGTGGGTCAAAACGCAGCAGAACATCTGAGTCCGACGACACTACATCAGATGCTCGTATTCAAGTTGATCTGAACGAAGATGAACCTGTTTCAGTTTCATCACCTTTCCGACCATTGGGAAGAGACAAATCAAAAAGCAAAGGCAAAGGCAAAGCGTCGAATTCAGATGATTTGAAAGAAATGGGATCCGACATGAAGGGTATAAAAGACAGAATGAACAAGATTTTGAAAATTGCTTCTGAAAGAGAGCTTCGGAAACAAAGGGAGAGCGACATGCGAATACTAGCGATGGACACGTCGAATATGACTGGGGCCGagcttgaagtggttttggcgatGAAGGAGGAAGTGAAAAACCGTTACATCAATCGTGGctattttcta gtttttttttttttttaa